One Trichosurus vulpecula isolate mTriVul1 chromosome 7, mTriVul1.pri, whole genome shotgun sequence genomic region harbors:
- the LOC118858587 gene encoding vomeronasal type-1 receptor 1-like, which produces MVSSELIFGVIFFFQCAIGVVGNSLLLVLYVCISFKKPQQKKPIDLILAHLTLANMITLLTRGIPEIMFCFGMRYFLDDIASKTLMYIHRVSRGLSVCTTSLLSMFQALIISPNNSMLVSIKVRAPKYMVHYFLFFWVTNALIYITVIQSTEETKNETISRYRYVSHLFITRATRNDSELAGAFMFGMTLHDLIFHFLMCLSSIHMVLLLYRHSKQVQHIYSNSHSPRSFPEVKATQTILLLVTCFVLFYWLNNCMTLHLTFISEKHVELDTIATIFGGCFPALSPLLLIGSESRIPKLHCIPGKAQSSS; this is translated from the coding sequence ATGGTATCCAGTGAATTAATATTTGGTGTGATATTCTTCTTTCAATGTGCCATTGGTGTTGTAGGAAATTCACTGCTGCTCGTGCTCTATGTTTGTATCTCCTTCAAAAAGCCTCAACAGAAGAAGCCAATAGACTTGATTCTTGCTCATTTGACTTTGGCCAACATGATAACACTTTTAACCAGAGGCATCCCAGAaatcatgttttgttttgggatGAGATATTTTTTAGATGATATAGCAAGTAAAACTCTTATGTACATTCACAGAGTTTCCCGGGGACTTTCTGTCTGCACAACAAGTCTTCTGAGTATGTTCCAAGCCCTCATCATCAGTCCCAACAACTCTATGCTTGTAAGCATCAAAGTCAGAGCCCCCAAATACATGGtacattatttcctctttttctgggTTACCAATGCGTTGATCTACATCACTGTCATTCAATCTACTGaagaaaccaaaaatgaaacaatttccagGTATCGTTATGTTTCACATCTTTTTATTACAAGAGCAACAAGAAATGATAGTGAACTTGCTGGTGCATTTATGTTtggtatgactcttcatgaccttatctTTCATTTCCTTATGTGCTTGTCCAGTATTCACATGGTGCTTCTCCTGTATAGACATAGTAAGCAAGTGcaacatatttatagcaatagTCATTCTCCTAGATCCTTCCCTGAGGTCAAGGCCACCCAGACCATCCTCTTGCTTGTaacctgttttgttttattctactgGCTCaataactgtatgaccttgcACTTAACTTTTATTTCTGAAAAACATGTTGAGTTAGACACCATCGCAACCATTTTTGGTGGATGTTTCCCTGCCCTCTCTCCCTTATTGTTGATTGGCAGTGAGAGTCGCATCCCAAAACTTCATTGTATTCCTGGAAAGGCACAAAGTTCCTCATAA